In the Candidatus Methylomirabilota bacterium genome, one interval contains:
- a CDS encoding glycosyltransferase family 4 protein has translation MCHELDRAGHEATLICRRGSEERVISRARGEGVTRIETLSLGSGLRPLGDPSDIRRLRARLERADLVHVHRGKEHWLAALANRLRAKSIPLVRTRHIVQPLRPHALNRWLYGHATDLLITVSEAIARQCRAGGLTPVHRVVSMPGGADGDRFRPVSDSTALRRQLGIDERAVVIGMVSGFRIMKGHGLVVEAARRLASDRRRFHLVFAGQGPFQAAIRQAVDAAGLSDRASFLGFVEDTAGVLAALDVALYPPLESDGMSRALFEYLAAGRAVVASRVGVAAEVLTDGRDALLVPGGDAPELASAMGRLLEHPALRAELGQAAGQLAHARLTSARVAERLVDRYRDLLAG, from the coding sequence ATGTGTCACGAGCTGGACCGAGCCGGCCATGAGGCCACCCTCATCTGTCGCCGCGGCAGCGAAGAGCGCGTGATCTCGAGAGCCCGAGGGGAGGGAGTGACGAGGATAGAGACCCTCTCCCTGGGCTCGGGCTTGCGCCCGTTAGGGGATCCGAGCGATATCCGGCGTCTCCGCGCTCGGCTCGAACGGGCGGATCTCGTCCATGTTCATCGTGGCAAGGAGCACTGGCTCGCCGCGCTCGCCAATCGGCTCCGCGCGAAATCAATCCCGCTCGTGAGAACGCGCCACATCGTCCAGCCGCTCCGGCCCCATGCCCTGAATCGCTGGCTCTACGGACACGCGACCGATCTCTTGATCACGGTCAGCGAAGCCATCGCGCGGCAGTGCAGAGCCGGTGGCCTGACTCCGGTTCACCGCGTCGTGTCCATGCCCGGGGGAGCGGATGGCGACCGCTTCCGGCCGGTTTCCGATTCGACGGCGCTCCGGCGACAGCTCGGCATCGACGAAAGAGCGGTGGTGATCGGGATGGTGTCCGGATTCAGGATCATGAAGGGGCATGGCCTCGTGGTCGAGGCAGCCAGACGGCTCGCCTCGGATCGGCGCCGATTCCATCTTGTCTTCGCGGGGCAAGGGCCTTTCCAAGCCGCCATCCGCCAGGCCGTGGATGCGGCAGGACTCTCCGACCGCGCCTCCTTCCTGGGATTCGTCGAAGATACGGCCGGGGTCCTGGCCGCGCTCGACGTCGCCCTCTACCCGCCGCTGGAGTCGGACGGAATGTCGCGCGCTCTCTTCGAGTATCTGGCGGCCGGGCGCGCGGTGGTGGCGAGCCGGGTGGGGGTGGCCGCCGAGGTCCTCACGGATGGCCGCGACGCGCTACTCGTGCCGGGCGGCGACGCTCCCGAGCTTGCCTCCGCCATGGGGAGGCTGCTGGAGCACCCAGCGCTTCGCGCAGAGCTGGGCCAGGCGGCCGGTCAGCTCGCTCATGCCCGGCTCACCAGCGCCCGCGTCGCGGAACGGCTCGTCGATCGCTACCGCGACTTGCTCGCCGGCTGA
- the lpxK gene encoding tetraacyldisaccharide 4'-kinase, which yields MADSVREPWLRRAWRGDIGWTGAASLQALAQIYGGGLAIRSGLYAAGIFRTRRLPCPVISVGNLTLGGSGKTPLAEVVTRIVGELGWKPALLSRGYGRQTRGVQIVAEATGVRLGARQGGDEPVLLAERLPGVPVVVGESRYEAGRAALERCGAGALILDDGFQHRTLAKDLEIVAVAGRNPWGNGRLFPRGMLREPVEALGRAGLIVVTNPSGPAMNEVAATLGRLGAKPPVLTAATEPESAREMPRGRIEPPAALRGRRLLAFAGLAAPEGFAATLSAVGARVAGFVEFPDHHAFTRGDIEALTRRAESVGAEGLVTTEKDWVRIRETGMPGVPLWVLSIRLSADRRDLLVETLARVLQTSGARKPLA from the coding sequence GTGGCTGATAGCGTGCGCGAGCCCTGGCTCCGCCGCGCCTGGCGCGGGGACATCGGGTGGACGGGGGCGGCCAGCCTCCAAGCCCTCGCCCAGATCTATGGCGGCGGCCTGGCCATACGCTCCGGTCTGTATGCGGCGGGCATCTTCCGGACGCGGCGGCTGCCGTGCCCGGTCATCTCGGTCGGCAATCTCACGTTGGGGGGCAGCGGCAAGACGCCGCTGGCCGAGGTCGTGACCAGGATCGTCGGCGAGCTGGGCTGGAAGCCCGCGCTGCTGAGCCGCGGTTATGGACGGCAGACACGTGGTGTGCAGATCGTGGCCGAGGCAACCGGGGTCAGGCTCGGGGCGAGGCAAGGCGGCGACGAGCCGGTGCTCCTGGCTGAGCGACTGCCCGGTGTGCCCGTCGTGGTAGGGGAGAGCCGCTACGAAGCGGGACGGGCGGCGCTGGAGCGCTGTGGAGCCGGGGCCCTCATCCTCGACGATGGCTTCCAGCACCGCACGCTCGCCAAGGATCTGGAGATCGTGGCCGTGGCGGGTCGCAACCCGTGGGGCAATGGCCGGCTTTTCCCGCGCGGCATGCTTCGCGAGCCCGTCGAAGCGTTGGGCCGCGCAGGTCTCATCGTGGTCACCAATCCTTCGGGACCGGCCATGAACGAAGTCGCGGCGACTCTCGGCCGGCTCGGCGCGAAGCCGCCCGTCTTGACAGCCGCAACGGAGCCCGAAAGCGCGCGTGAGATGCCGCGAGGGCGGATCGAGCCTCCCGCCGCGCTCCGCGGGCGGCGCCTTCTCGCCTTCGCAGGGCTTGCCGCCCCCGAAGGTTTTGCCGCGACCTTGAGCGCGGTGGGGGCCCGCGTGGCGGGATTCGTGGAGTTCCCCGATCACCATGCGTTCACCCGAGGGGATATCGAGGCCCTCACCCGTCGCGCCGAGAGCGTGGGCGCGGAGGGACTTGTCACCACGGAGAAGGATTGGGTGCGCATCCGCGAGACGGGCATGCCTGGCGTGCCGCTCTGGGTTCTCTCGATACGTCTGTCCGCGGACCGGCGTGACCTGCTCGTGGAGACTCTGGCGCGCGTCCTCCAGACGAGCGGAGCGCGGAAGCCATTGGCGTGA
- a CDS encoding glycosyltransferase has translation MTVERRLRVLNLVANRWWTGSADPALRLTLALRARGHHALLGLAPGDKFEAMAREAGVEPVEGLHLDARSGPAAVLSDLRRLRRLVRDEGLDVIHVHHSHDHWLGWWSRGRSALVRSYHNERSVRRGWPTSRLYRVSQALVAVSRGVEEKLIAAGAPARSVHRVPGVVDTARFAPDSRGAAKIREEFQVASAPLIGCVARLAAGRGHEVLLEGFRLLRRERPDARLLLIGKGERRPALEAAIKSLGLEASALLAGYRDTDLPAVLHALDIFVLLGAGSDESCRAALEAMAAGRPVVAARVGALSEAVVHGETGILLEQVSSEHVAAALRRLIEHPHEARAMGEAGHRRALGRFSPDSHARRFEEIYMAALASSRQIGQRNRASSNRWGGPGEERRSLPPGT, from the coding sequence ATGACCGTAGAGCGCCGGCTGCGCGTCCTGAATCTCGTGGCCAACCGGTGGTGGACGGGGAGCGCTGATCCGGCTCTTCGACTCACCCTGGCTCTGCGCGCTCGTGGCCACCACGCGCTGCTGGGTCTGGCCCCCGGAGACAAGTTCGAGGCCATGGCGCGCGAGGCTGGTGTGGAGCCTGTCGAGGGGCTCCATCTCGACGCCCGATCGGGTCCGGCGGCCGTCCTCTCTGATCTCCGAAGGCTCCGCCGTCTGGTCCGTGATGAAGGACTGGACGTGATTCACGTCCACCACAGCCACGACCACTGGCTCGGCTGGTGGAGCCGTGGCCGGAGCGCCCTCGTGCGCTCGTATCACAATGAGCGCTCGGTACGCCGCGGCTGGCCCACCTCCCGCCTCTACCGGGTCTCCCAGGCCCTCGTCGCGGTCAGCCGCGGCGTCGAGGAAAAGCTCATCGCCGCGGGCGCTCCCGCCCGGTCCGTGCACCGCGTCCCGGGCGTGGTGGACACGGCTCGCTTCGCGCCCGATTCGCGGGGAGCCGCCAAGATCCGCGAGGAGTTCCAGGTCGCCTCGGCTCCCCTCATTGGCTGCGTGGCCCGTCTTGCCGCCGGTCGCGGTCACGAGGTGCTCCTCGAAGGCTTCCGGCTGCTGCGTCGAGAGCGCCCCGATGCCCGCCTTCTCCTCATCGGCAAGGGGGAGCGGCGCCCGGCCTTGGAAGCGGCCATCAAGAGTCTCGGGCTCGAGGCGAGCGCCCTCCTCGCGGGCTATCGCGATACCGATTTGCCGGCCGTGCTCCACGCCCTCGACATCTTCGTCCTGCTCGGAGCGGGCTCGGATGAGTCCTGTCGGGCAGCCCTCGAGGCCATGGCGGCCGGCCGACCCGTGGTGGCGGCCCGCGTGGGGGCGCTGTCCGAGGCCGTGGTTCACGGCGAGACCGGAATTCTGCTCGAGCAGGTGTCGTCCGAGCATGTCGCGGCGGCATTGCGCCGGCTGATCGAGCACCCGCACGAAGCCCGAGCCATGGGCGAGGCGGGGCACCGCCGCGCGCTCGGCCGGTTCAGCCCCGATAGCCACGCCCGCCGCTTCGAAGAAATCTACATGGCGGCCCTCGCGAGCTCCCGGCAAATCGGCCAGCGCAACCGCGCAAGCTCGAACCGGTGGGGGGGTCCGGGGGAGGAGCGGCGGTCGCTCCCCCCCGGAACTTAA
- the waaF gene encoding lipopolysaccharide heptosyltransferase II — protein MIIEGPVILVRLPNWLGDTVMALPALAGLRASLPEARIALVGRFAPVLQGQAVADAVLSYPHGEGARSRLGAVLRDGRPDTAIVLPNSFESALAARRWGARVRLGYDADLRGWLLTHPLEQCSPRRHQIDEYRQLLEAGGVVSGSGAPAFALPDNRQAEEEVDVLFKGIGLAPEGGVVGLHLGASFGSSKLWPPAAYGELSCQLSRAGLLPVLLGAGGEEHTAASVVASAGEVIASLVGRDRLDLLPRLLARLTCLVSADTGVAHLAAAVGTPTVTLFGPTDPRLTSPRGRATRTLEGCAPCAPCFLERCPIDHPCMRSIEPAAVAGAVLTAVRDGHAA, from the coding sequence GTGATCATCGAGGGTCCCGTCATCCTCGTGCGCCTGCCGAACTGGCTCGGCGACACCGTCATGGCCCTGCCGGCGCTGGCGGGGCTGCGCGCCTCGCTGCCCGAGGCGCGAATCGCACTGGTCGGGCGCTTTGCTCCAGTGCTCCAGGGCCAGGCCGTGGCGGACGCCGTCCTCTCCTATCCGCACGGCGAGGGGGCGCGCTCGCGCCTCGGCGCCGTCTTGAGAGATGGGCGGCCGGACACGGCCATCGTCCTGCCCAACTCGTTCGAGTCCGCCCTGGCCGCTCGACGCTGGGGCGCCCGCGTGCGGCTGGGCTATGATGCCGACCTTCGCGGCTGGCTCTTGACTCATCCCCTGGAGCAGTGTTCTCCGCGCCGGCATCAGATCGACGAGTACCGACAGCTCCTCGAGGCGGGAGGCGTCGTCTCGGGATCGGGCGCTCCCGCGTTCGCGCTGCCGGACAATCGCCAAGCCGAGGAAGAGGTCGATGTCCTCTTCAAGGGCATCGGTCTCGCTCCCGAGGGCGGGGTGGTCGGGCTCCATCTGGGCGCTTCCTTCGGCTCCTCGAAGCTCTGGCCGCCGGCCGCCTATGGCGAGCTCTCCTGCCAGCTCAGTCGAGCCGGCTTGCTCCCGGTCTTGCTCGGGGCCGGAGGCGAGGAACACACGGCCGCCTCCGTCGTCGCCTCGGCCGGGGAGGTCATCGCCTCTCTGGTCGGGCGGGACCGGCTCGATCTCCTGCCGCGCCTCCTCGCCCGGCTGACCTGCCTCGTCAGCGCCGATACCGGCGTGGCCCACCTGGCCGCCGCGGTGGGCACGCCCACGGTGACGCTCTTCGGTCCCACGGACCCGCGCCTCACGAGCCCGCGTGGTCGCGCCACGCGCACGCTCGAGGGATGCGCCCCTTGCGCGCCCTGCTTTCTCGAGCGCTGCCCCATCGATCATCCGTGCATGCGCTCGATAGAGCCGGCGGCGGTGGCGGGCGCCGTGCTCACCGCCGTGCGCGACGGGCATGCGGCATGA